From Nocardioides daedukensis, the proteins below share one genomic window:
- a CDS encoding YihY/virulence factor BrkB family protein, which translates to MTSSTRHRGNTADPRDHGRHSDEATHDAADKPDSPTDLTKPSWFYIARKTAREFIDDECTDLAAALTYYSVLALFPATIAILSLVGLVGQGRDTVDTLLQILRDVGAGGAAETIEPTLVELSATPNAGLGLIVGLAAALWTASGYVGAFARGMNRIYEIDEGRPIWKLRPAMLLVTVVTVLLTALVALSLVLTGPAAQAVGDAIGLGSVAVTVWNIAKWPVMLAVVIGIVALLYYSTPNVKQPKFRWISTGAVVAILVWIIASAGFGFYVANFSSYNKTYGSLAGVVVFLLWLWITNLALLFGAELDAELERGRELQAGMPAEQTIQLPPRDTRKSDKASKKEAEDIARGRRLRVTRGRDQDLPDQE; encoded by the coding sequence ATGACGAGCAGCACACGACACCGCGGGAACACCGCGGATCCCCGGGATCATGGCCGTCACTCGGACGAGGCGACCCACGACGCCGCGGACAAGCCGGACTCCCCCACCGACCTGACCAAGCCCTCGTGGTTCTACATCGCTCGCAAGACCGCCCGCGAGTTCATCGACGACGAGTGCACCGACCTCGCCGCCGCGCTCACCTACTACTCGGTCCTCGCGCTGTTCCCGGCCACCATCGCGATTCTGTCGCTGGTCGGATTGGTCGGGCAGGGACGCGACACGGTCGACACGTTGCTTCAGATCCTGCGCGACGTCGGTGCAGGAGGCGCGGCGGAGACGATCGAACCGACCCTGGTCGAGCTGAGTGCGACGCCCAACGCGGGGCTCGGCCTGATCGTCGGTCTCGCCGCGGCGCTGTGGACCGCGTCCGGCTATGTCGGTGCCTTCGCCCGCGGCATGAACCGGATCTATGAGATCGACGAAGGTCGACCGATCTGGAAGCTTCGTCCCGCGATGCTGCTGGTCACCGTGGTCACCGTCCTGCTCACCGCCCTTGTCGCGCTCAGCCTGGTGCTCACCGGGCCGGCCGCGCAGGCGGTCGGTGACGCGATCGGGCTCGGCTCCGTGGCGGTCACCGTCTGGAACATCGCCAAGTGGCCGGTGATGCTGGCGGTGGTGATCGGCATCGTGGCTCTTCTCTACTACTCCACGCCGAACGTGAAGCAGCCGAAGTTCCGCTGGATCAGCACCGGAGCCGTCGTCGCGATCCTGGTCTGGATCATCGCCTCGGCGGGCTTCGGCTTCTATGTCGCGAACTTCTCCAGCTACAACAAGACCTATGGCTCGCTGGCCGGTGTGGTCGTCTTCCTGCTCTGGCTGTGGATCACCAACCTGGCGCTGCTCTTCGGCGCCGAGTTGGACGCAGAGCTGGAGCGTGGCCGTGAGTTGCAGGCCGGGATGCCTGCCGAGCAGACCATCCAGCTCCCGCCCAGGGACACCCGCAAGAGCGACAAGGCCTCCAAGAAGGAGGCCGAGGACATCGCCCGGGGCCGCCGACTGCGGGTCACTCGCGGACGGGACCAGGACCTGCCCGACCAGGAGTGA
- a CDS encoding TraR/DksA family transcriptional regulator → MDAALDRLEAERQETLDRLANLVHDHDEVVAASRDTNADDEHDPEGATIAFERSQVASLMRQARRHLDEIAAAVQRVQAGTYGTCEVCGEPIGEGRLEARPVARTCIRCASVPR, encoded by the coding sequence ATGGATGCAGCACTCGATCGCCTCGAGGCCGAGCGGCAGGAAACGCTCGACCGGCTGGCCAACCTCGTCCACGACCATGACGAGGTGGTGGCCGCCTCGCGCGACACCAACGCCGACGACGAGCACGATCCCGAGGGCGCGACGATCGCCTTCGAGCGTTCCCAGGTGGCGTCGTTGATGCGCCAGGCCAGGCGACACCTCGACGAGATCGCCGCGGCCGTGCAACGGGTGCAGGCCGGGACCTATGGCACCTGCGAGGTGTGCGGGGAACCGATCGGCGAGGGCCGCCTCGAGGCCCGTCCGGTCGCCCGCACCTGCATCCGCTGCGCCTCCGTGCCTCGCTGA
- the egtB gene encoding ergothioneine biosynthesis protein EgtB, with protein MNVSSVKTVAHSALARYDQVRAHTERLAAPLTPEDQTVQSMPDVSPTKWHRAHVTWFFETFVLADQEPDFAPFQDKYWFLFNSYYEAIGPRYSRPMRGVISRPGAHDVADYRSNVDDRMRDLLDRVDDGTFTKLAPIVELGFHHEQQHQELLLMDIKHVLSLNPLQPVYAGRPAPPGDPGPMGWVDVAGGLVEIGHSGDTSEPGFCFDNELPRHQQWLEPYRLADRLVTNGEWLEFIADGGYQRPALWLSDGWGKVQAEEWTAPAYWSQVDGQWFEHTLHGTWPVDPSLPACHVSHYEADAFATWAGKRLPTEAEWEHAARDHEVEGNLADLESFHPRVAGAPDGRLRQLFGDCWEWTSSAYLPYPGFQVPDGAIGEYNGKFMSGQMVLRGGCALTPPGHARSSYRNFFPAGARWPVTGVRLADGGAPA; from the coding sequence GTGAACGTTTCTTCTGTGAAGACCGTTGCCCACAGTGCGCTGGCCAGATATGACCAGGTTCGCGCCCACACCGAGCGCCTCGCCGCCCCGCTCACGCCCGAGGACCAGACGGTCCAGTCGATGCCGGACGTCTCGCCCACCAAATGGCACCGCGCTCACGTCACCTGGTTCTTCGAGACCTTCGTGCTCGCCGACCAGGAGCCCGACTTCGCGCCGTTCCAGGACAAGTACTGGTTCCTCTTCAACAGCTACTACGAGGCGATCGGGCCACGCTATTCACGACCCATGCGTGGTGTGATCAGCAGGCCCGGCGCCCACGACGTGGCCGACTATCGCAGCAACGTCGACGACCGCATGCGTGACCTGCTGGACCGCGTCGACGACGGCACGTTCACCAAGTTGGCGCCGATCGTCGAGCTGGGTTTCCACCATGAGCAGCAGCACCAAGAGCTCTTGTTGATGGACATCAAGCACGTGCTCTCGCTCAACCCGCTGCAGCCGGTCTATGCCGGCCGACCGGCGCCTCCAGGTGATCCCGGACCGATGGGTTGGGTGGACGTCGCCGGCGGCCTGGTCGAGATCGGGCACAGCGGCGACACCTCTGAGCCCGGCTTCTGCTTCGACAACGAGCTGCCGCGCCACCAGCAGTGGCTCGAGCCCTACCGGCTCGCCGACCGACTGGTCACCAACGGGGAATGGCTGGAGTTCATCGCGGACGGCGGCTACCAGCGCCCCGCGCTCTGGCTCTCGGACGGCTGGGGCAAGGTGCAGGCCGAGGAGTGGACGGCTCCGGCCTATTGGTCACAGGTCGACGGCCAGTGGTTCGAGCACACGCTGCACGGCACGTGGCCGGTCGACCCGTCGTTGCCGGCCTGCCACGTCAGCCACTACGAGGCCGACGCCTTCGCGACCTGGGCCGGCAAGCGCCTTCCCACCGAGGCCGAGTGGGAGCACGCGGCTCGCGACCACGAGGTCGAGGGCAACCTCGCCGACCTCGAGTCCTTCCACCCCAGGGTTGCCGGTGCACCAGACGGCCGACTGCGACAGCTCTTCGGCGACTGCTGGGAGTGGACCTCGTCGGCCTACCTGCCCTATCCCGGTTTCCAGGTCCCCGACGGTGCGATCGGCGAGTACAACGGGAAGTTCATGTCCGGCCAGATGGTGTTGCGCGGTGGCTGCGCACTCACGCCGCCCGGCCACGCGCGCTCGTCCTATCGCAACTTCTTCCCGGCCGGGGCCCGCTGGCCCGTGACCGGTGTCCGCCTGGCCGACGGAGGGGCCCCCGCATGA
- the egtD gene encoding L-histidine N(alpha)-methyltransferase, translated as MNEEHIDIDVLLQPGDLREGLEHDARVGLTSTPKTLPPKYFYDATGSELFEQITRLPEYYQTRTEHALLTEHAGAIAKRAGADVLLELGSGSSEKTRLLLDALRDTGGLAGYVPVDVSASALREAVEALRRDYPGLAVHGAVADYDHHLDRLPHLGTRLVAFLGGTLGNFPPPARATFLADLARGMEPGESLLLGVDLVKDPARLVAAYDDSAGVTAAFNRNVLTVLNRELGADFDPAAFGHVAVWDAENEWIEMRLRATRSMLVQVPALDLHVAFAEGEEMRTEISAKFRSEGIEAELVEAGFELEELWTDASGDYALVLASTSSTA; from the coding sequence ATGAACGAAGAACACATCGACATCGACGTCCTCCTCCAGCCCGGAGACCTGCGCGAAGGCCTGGAGCACGACGCCCGGGTTGGTCTCACTTCGACGCCGAAGACGCTGCCACCGAAGTATTTCTATGACGCGACCGGCAGTGAGCTGTTCGAGCAGATCACCCGGCTCCCGGAGTACTACCAGACCCGCACCGAGCACGCCCTGCTCACCGAGCATGCCGGCGCAATCGCCAAGCGGGCCGGGGCTGACGTGCTGCTCGAGCTCGGCTCCGGCTCATCGGAGAAGACCCGGCTGCTGCTCGACGCGCTCCGCGACACCGGTGGCCTGGCCGGCTACGTCCCGGTGGACGTGAGCGCCTCGGCGCTGCGAGAGGCCGTCGAGGCCCTGCGCCGGGACTATCCCGGCCTGGCCGTGCACGGCGCGGTGGCCGACTACGACCACCACCTCGACCGGCTCCCGCACCTGGGCACCCGGCTGGTCGCCTTCCTCGGAGGCACCCTGGGCAACTTCCCTCCGCCGGCCCGGGCGACGTTCCTGGCCGACCTGGCCCGCGGGATGGAACCGGGGGAGAGCCTGCTGCTGGGAGTGGACCTGGTCAAGGACCCCGCGCGACTCGTGGCGGCGTACGACGACTCGGCCGGCGTCACCGCAGCCTTCAACCGCAACGTGCTCACCGTGCTCAACCGCGAGCTCGGCGCAGACTTCGACCCGGCGGCCTTCGGGCACGTCGCGGTGTGGGACGCCGAGAACGAATGGATCGAGATGCGGTTGCGCGCGACTCGCTCCATGCTCGTGCAGGTGCCGGCCCTGGATCTGCACGTGGCCTTCGCCGAGGGCGAGGAGATGCGCACCGAGATCTCCGCGAAGTTCCGCTCCGAGGGCATCGAGGCAGAGCTGGTCGAGGCCGGGTTCGAGCTGGAGGAGCTGTGGACCGACGCGTCGGGTGACTATGCGCTCGTGCTGGCGAGCACGAGCTCAACTGCCTGA
- a CDS encoding long-chain-fatty-acid--CoA ligase, whose translation MNSPLKGHPSTHGDSYQLNTTNLFRQAVVTHPEQEIHHRDGDGQWRTTTYAATWERIARTAHALDDLGVRPGDVVGVLDWNHLRHFELYWAIPGTGAVMLQMNLRLAPDDLAYVVEHSGATVVCVDESLLPQAEELASRCPGVRRWVVMSDKGPDEISTTLPDPVHHETLLERQATTYDWPVIDETSAYSACYTTGTTGRPKGVFYSHRGIVLHTMMWAADQAVTDRDCVLMTTPMFHAQCWGLPQVAVQARSRVVLPGRYSAEQIHILADAMVRFEVTVTNGAPAIFTPMLEHLRTLDPAPDLSRARMISGSTEPPLSLMRGYQELTGARIIHGYGATETTPLITSNRVKPSLDEVLSADEQWDLKRSQGLPVAGVDIRLLGPDSTFLPHDGTSVGEICVRGPWVTESYWRAEDNDEKFHRGYWRSGDLGVISPEGYLKITDRLKDVIKSGGEWISSIDLENALVEHDAVREAAVISAPHPQWQERPVALVVATDPAGVDEEDLRAHLAERFAKWQLPDRILVVEQLPRTGVGKVDKKTLRSDHSGIYES comes from the coding sequence ATGAACAGCCCCCTGAAGGGTCACCCCTCGACCCACGGTGACAGCTATCAGCTGAACACGACGAACCTGTTCCGCCAAGCGGTGGTGACGCACCCTGAGCAGGAGATCCACCACCGCGACGGCGACGGACAGTGGCGCACGACGACGTACGCCGCCACCTGGGAACGCATCGCACGCACCGCCCACGCACTCGACGACCTCGGGGTGCGGCCCGGCGACGTGGTGGGTGTCCTGGACTGGAACCACCTGCGCCACTTCGAGCTCTACTGGGCGATCCCGGGCACCGGAGCGGTGATGCTGCAGATGAACCTGCGTCTGGCTCCCGACGACCTGGCCTACGTGGTCGAGCACAGCGGCGCCACCGTGGTCTGCGTGGACGAGAGCCTTCTCCCCCAGGCCGAGGAGCTGGCCAGTCGCTGCCCGGGCGTGCGCCGGTGGGTGGTGATGAGTGACAAGGGGCCCGACGAGATCAGCACGACGTTGCCCGACCCGGTCCACCACGAGACGCTGCTGGAGCGCCAGGCCACGACGTACGACTGGCCGGTCATCGACGAGACGTCGGCCTACAGTGCCTGCTACACGACCGGCACCACGGGTCGTCCCAAGGGCGTGTTCTATTCGCACCGGGGCATCGTGCTGCACACGATGATGTGGGCTGCCGACCAGGCGGTGACCGATCGGGACTGCGTGCTGATGACCACGCCGATGTTCCACGCCCAGTGCTGGGGACTCCCCCAGGTCGCCGTCCAGGCACGCAGCCGGGTCGTGCTGCCCGGGCGCTACAGCGCCGAGCAGATCCACATCCTGGCCGACGCCATGGTCCGTTTCGAGGTGACCGTCACCAACGGCGCCCCGGCCATCTTCACCCCGATGCTGGAGCACCTGCGCACCCTCGACCCGGCGCCCGACCTGTCCCGGGCGCGGATGATCTCCGGAAGCACGGAGCCACCGCTGAGCCTGATGCGCGGCTACCAGGAGCTGACCGGGGCACGCATCATCCACGGGTACGGCGCGACCGAGACCACGCCGCTGATCACCAGCAACCGGGTGAAGCCGTCACTCGATGAGGTGCTCAGTGCCGACGAGCAGTGGGACCTCAAGCGCTCCCAGGGCCTGCCCGTCGCTGGCGTCGACATCCGTCTGCTCGGACCCGATTCGACCTTCCTTCCCCACGACGGCACCTCGGTCGGCGAGATCTGCGTCCGCGGCCCGTGGGTGACCGAGAGCTATTGGCGGGCCGAGGACAACGACGAGAAGTTCCACCGCGGCTACTGGCGCAGCGGAGACCTCGGCGTGATCAGCCCCGAGGGTTATCTGAAGATCACCGACCGGCTCAAGGACGTGATCAAGAGCGGTGGTGAGTGGATCTCCTCGATCGACCTCGAGAACGCGCTCGTCGAGCACGACGCCGTCCGGGAGGCAGCCGTGATCAGCGCGCCGCACCCGCAGTGGCAGGAGCGCCCGGTCGCGCTCGTGGTTGCCACGGACCCGGCGGGCGTCGACGAGGAGGACCTGCGCGCACACCTGGCGGAGCGGTTCGCCAAGTGGCAGCTCCCGGACCGGATCCTGGTGGTCGAGCAGCTGCCACGCACCGGGGTGGGCAAGGTCGACAAGAAGACGCTGCGCAGCGATCACTCGGGGATCTACGAGTCCTGA
- a CDS encoding SDR family NAD(P)-dependent oxidoreductase, whose protein sequence is MQISDNVALVAGGGSGLGRATALRLGGAGATVVVLDLPTSPGADVARELGARGHFVAADVTDADQVQDAVNTATGAGTLTMVVNCAGIGVARRVVGRNGAFPLHDFDHVLQVNLVGSFNVLRLAAEAMVAQPMDGEERGVVVNTASAAAFDGQIGQAAYSASKAGVAGMTLPLARDLASHRIRVNTIAPGFFRTPLVDLQPAEVQESLISQVPHPARAGEPDEFAALVQHIIENPMLNGETIRLDAAMRMSSR, encoded by the coding sequence GTGCAGATCTCAGACAATGTCGCGTTGGTCGCGGGCGGCGGATCCGGTCTCGGCCGGGCAACCGCACTGCGCCTTGGCGGCGCCGGAGCGACCGTCGTCGTCCTCGACCTGCCCACCTCTCCGGGCGCCGACGTCGCCCGCGAGCTGGGAGCGCGCGGTCACTTCGTGGCCGCCGACGTCACCGATGCCGACCAGGTGCAGGACGCGGTCAACACAGCAACCGGAGCCGGCACCCTGACCATGGTCGTCAACTGCGCCGGCATCGGCGTCGCCCGACGCGTGGTGGGTCGCAACGGGGCCTTCCCGCTGCACGACTTCGACCACGTGCTGCAGGTGAACCTCGTCGGTTCGTTCAACGTGCTGCGGTTGGCGGCCGAGGCGATGGTCGCCCAACCGATGGACGGCGAGGAGCGCGGCGTGGTGGTCAACACCGCCTCCGCCGCGGCCTTCGACGGACAGATCGGCCAGGCGGCGTACTCCGCCTCCAAGGCCGGGGTCGCCGGGATGACGCTGCCCCTGGCTCGCGACCTGGCCTCGCACAGGATCCGGGTGAACACGATCGCACCCGGGTTCTTCCGGACCCCGTTGGTCGACCTGCAGCCCGCCGAGGTCCAGGAGTCATTGATCTCCCAGGTGCCGCACCCGGCCCGCGCCGGGGAGCCCGACGAGTTCGCCGCACTGGTGCAGCACATCATCGAGAACCCGATGCTGAACGGCGAGACCATCCGGCTGGATGCCGCCATGCGGATGTCGTCGCGCTGA
- a CDS encoding phenylacetate--CoA ligase family protein, with the protein MATKQGPQSTALDDRGFPRFWDEERETMPRDQRDELVLARMQHQLHYVYEQLPFYRRHYDAHGFHPDDVKSLADFTNKVPVITKKMLVADQLEHPPFGSYTATTSMADIARIHGSSGTSGVPTLYAVSQKDWDRAADVHAMAQWCGGIRPDDLVQVGFPFGLFFGGWGTVQGVERIGAALFPLGVAESEKHLEFIQRLQPRVFSGTPSYCMHLISVAQKMGINLRDSSVEVLLVGGEPGGSLPGTRQILEEAWGATLIDAGSTSEMYPFQTNVGCPSKSGTHLITDEVFTEIVDKDDLNVAVDDGERGAIIYTHLWRESQPMIRFAPGDESYISHEPCGCGRTYPRLPEGVLGRLDDMLVIRGANIFPSAIETALRSVGGFGPEFEIRVTKRGALDEILVRAEHDPAVSATAGSHDELKAQGEVMLKRMTGIRVPIEVIEPGSLPATVFKARRVVDERPRP; encoded by the coding sequence ATGGCGACCAAGCAGGGTCCGCAGTCAACTGCTCTCGATGACCGGGGCTTTCCCCGCTTCTGGGACGAGGAGCGGGAGACCATGCCGCGTGACCAACGCGACGAGCTGGTCCTGGCCCGGATGCAGCACCAGCTCCACTACGTCTATGAGCAGCTGCCGTTCTACCGTCGCCACTACGACGCCCACGGGTTCCACCCCGACGACGTGAAGAGCCTGGCGGACTTCACCAACAAGGTTCCCGTCATCACCAAGAAGATGCTCGTCGCCGACCAGCTGGAGCACCCGCCGTTCGGCAGCTACACCGCGACCACCTCGATGGCCGACATCGCCCGGATCCACGGCTCGTCCGGCACCTCCGGCGTGCCCACTCTCTATGCCGTCAGCCAGAAGGACTGGGACCGCGCTGCGGACGTGCACGCCATGGCCCAGTGGTGTGGCGGCATCCGACCCGACGACCTGGTCCAGGTCGGCTTCCCGTTCGGCCTGTTCTTCGGCGGCTGGGGCACCGTCCAGGGCGTGGAGCGGATCGGCGCAGCGCTCTTCCCGCTCGGTGTCGCCGAGTCCGAGAAGCACCTGGAGTTCATCCAGCGCCTGCAGCCGCGGGTCTTCAGCGGGACGCCTTCCTACTGCATGCACCTGATCTCCGTGGCACAGAAGATGGGGATCAACCTGCGCGACTCCTCGGTCGAGGTCCTCCTGGTCGGTGGTGAGCCCGGTGGCAGCCTGCCCGGGACCCGCCAGATCCTCGAGGAGGCCTGGGGCGCGACCCTGATCGACGCCGGCTCGACCTCGGAGATGTACCCGTTCCAGACCAACGTCGGCTGTCCGTCCAAGTCCGGCACCCACCTGATCACGGACGAGGTCTTCACCGAGATCGTGGACAAGGACGACCTCAACGTGGCGGTGGACGACGGCGAGCGTGGCGCGATCATCTACACCCACCTGTGGCGCGAGTCGCAGCCGATGATCAGGTTCGCCCCGGGCGACGAGTCCTACATCTCCCACGAGCCGTGCGGCTGCGGCCGGACCTACCCCCGCCTCCCCGAGGGCGTGCTGGGCCGGCTCGACGACATGCTGGTGATCCGCGGCGCCAACATCTTCCCCAGTGCCATCGAGACCGCACTGCGCAGCGTCGGTGGCTTCGGCCCGGAGTTCGAGATCCGGGTGACCAAGCGCGGCGCCCTCGACGAGATCTTGGTCCGCGCCGAACACGACCCCGCGGTTTCGGCCACCGCCGGCTCGCACGACGAGCTCAAGGCGCAGGGTGAGGTGATGCTGAAGCGGATGACCGGCATCCGGGTGCCGATCGAGGTGATCGAGCCCGGGTCGCTGCCTGCGACCGTCTTCAAGGCCCGGCGCGTCGTCGACGAGCGTCCCCGTCCCTGA
- a CDS encoding ferredoxin, which produces MNELDNEVHVDVDTNACVGSGTCAMIDPEHFSVVDGKAQVVAERVPATEDLEDAVADCPVQALSVKR; this is translated from the coding sequence ATGAACGAGCTCGACAACGAGGTCCACGTCGACGTGGACACCAACGCCTGTGTGGGATCGGGGACCTGCGCGATGATCGATCCCGAGCACTTCAGCGTGGTCGACGGCAAGGCGCAGGTGGTCGCGGAGCGGGTCCCGGCCACCGAGGACCTGGAGGATGCGGTGGCCGACTGCCCGGTGCAGGCCCTGAGCGTGAAGCGCTGA
- a CDS encoding TetR/AcrR family transcriptional regulator has protein sequence MPRPSRWDDVVSAAARVFSEKGFGGASLEDVANEVGMLKGSLYNYIKSKEDLLFAIVRPNAEELLDRTRKLKEADLPASEKLRQIAEIHFEIIDRQLPYVTVYVQEIAGKGLSPEWTAMDREYLTLVADVIAEGIEEGDFAESTDARMSARALIGALNWATRWYQPGGPAQARAVAGQLAGIFLGGLLARRRG, from the coding sequence GTGCCCCGACCGAGCAGGTGGGACGACGTCGTCTCAGCCGCCGCACGCGTGTTCAGCGAGAAGGGGTTCGGAGGTGCTTCCCTCGAGGATGTCGCGAACGAGGTCGGGATGCTCAAGGGCAGCCTCTACAACTACATCAAGAGCAAGGAGGACCTGCTCTTCGCGATCGTGCGACCCAACGCGGAGGAGCTGCTCGACCGGACCCGCAAGCTCAAGGAGGCCGACCTGCCGGCCTCGGAGAAGCTGCGCCAGATCGCAGAGATCCACTTCGAGATCATCGATCGCCAGCTCCCCTACGTCACCGTCTATGTCCAGGAGATCGCCGGCAAGGGCCTCTCCCCCGAGTGGACCGCGATGGACCGCGAATATCTGACCCTGGTCGCCGACGTGATCGCCGAGGGCATCGAAGAGGGTGACTTCGCCGAGTCCACCGACGCCCGGATGTCGGCCCGCGCCCTGATCGGTGCACTGAACTGGGCCACCCGCTGGTACCAGCCCGGAGGCCCTGCCCAAGCAAGGGCTGTGGCCGGACAGCTCGCCGGCATCTTCCTCGGCGGGCTGCTCGCGCGCCGGCGGGGCTGA
- a CDS encoding 2Fe-2S iron-sulfur cluster-binding protein, which produces MPTVSYMDPQGTEHVIDAEDGRSVMETAVAHGVPGVVGQCGGSLACASCHVYVREPWIDRLGEVSELEDDMLDGAMAERRPESRLSCQIKMSAELDGLSVEVAPEQL; this is translated from the coding sequence GTGCCCACCGTCAGCTACATGGACCCGCAGGGGACAGAGCACGTCATCGACGCGGAGGACGGGCGTTCTGTCATGGAGACCGCAGTGGCGCACGGCGTCCCGGGAGTGGTCGGCCAGTGCGGTGGCTCGCTGGCCTGCGCCAGCTGCCACGTCTATGTCCGGGAGCCGTGGATCGATCGCCTCGGCGAGGTCTCGGAGCTGGAGGACGACATGCTGGACGGTGCGATGGCCGAGCGGCGACCGGAGAGTCGCCTCTCCTGCCAGATCAAGATGTCTGCCGAGCTCGACGGCCTGTCGGTCGAAGTGGCACCGGAGCAGCTGTGA
- a CDS encoding FAD-dependent oxidoreductase: protein MSARILIVGASHAGVQLAAALRDGGHDGPITVVGAEPHLPYHRPPLSKAYLDGAATVASLALRPASFYEAKGIELLLGTRIEKIDAFAGVALTEDGAELHFDRLALATGSRVRRLAVPGADLAGVVYLRDLEDAEQLKQRLPGVRRAVVVGGGFIGLEAAAVLAQRGVEVSVVEAGPRLMGRATTPTLSGWFAELHQRRGVSVHLGAGVVALRGESAVDSVVLDDGAVLPADLVVVGIGVEPRVELAEQLGLAVDGGIVVDERARTSDPEIVAVGDATVMPHPLDRTSGVRLESVQNATDQAAVGAATLLGTERLHQAVPWFWSDQFDVKLQMAGAPRGHDQVVLRGSLEGDSFTLLLYRQGQLVGCECVNAAADFVAVRRALAAGVTLDPDLARDPDVRLKTLL from the coding sequence GTGAGCGCGCGGATCCTCATCGTCGGGGCCAGCCATGCCGGGGTGCAGCTGGCGGCCGCGCTCCGCGACGGTGGGCACGACGGTCCGATCACTGTGGTCGGTGCCGAGCCGCACCTGCCCTATCACCGCCCGCCCCTGTCCAAGGCCTATCTGGACGGTGCGGCCACGGTGGCCTCGCTGGCACTGCGTCCCGCCTCGTTCTATGAGGCCAAGGGGATCGAGCTCCTCCTCGGCACGCGGATCGAGAAGATCGACGCGTTCGCCGGGGTGGCGCTGACCGAGGACGGTGCCGAGCTGCACTTCGACAGGTTGGCACTCGCCACCGGCTCTCGGGTCCGGCGCCTGGCGGTCCCCGGCGCCGACCTGGCGGGCGTCGTCTACCTGCGTGATCTCGAGGACGCCGAGCAGCTCAAGCAGCGGCTCCCCGGCGTACGCCGTGCCGTGGTGGTCGGTGGCGGGTTCATCGGGCTCGAAGCGGCCGCCGTCCTGGCGCAGCGCGGTGTCGAGGTCAGTGTCGTGGAAGCGGGACCCCGCCTGATGGGTCGAGCCACCACGCCGACCCTCTCCGGCTGGTTCGCCGAGCTGCACCAACGCCGTGGGGTCTCGGTCCACCTCGGCGCCGGGGTGGTCGCGCTTCGCGGCGAAAGTGCTGTCGACTCGGTGGTCCTCGATGACGGCGCGGTCCTGCCCGCGGACCTGGTCGTGGTCGGCATCGGCGTCGAACCCCGGGTAGAGCTGGCCGAACAGCTCGGGCTGGCCGTCGACGGCGGGATCGTGGTCGATGAGCGCGCCCGTACCAGTGACCCCGAGATTGTCGCAGTCGGCGATGCGACCGTGATGCCGCACCCGCTGGACCGCACGTCGGGGGTGAGGTTGGAGTCGGTGCAGAACGCCACGGACCAGGCCGCCGTCGGCGCGGCCACGCTGTTGGGCACGGAACGTCTCCACCAGGCCGTGCCGTGGTTCTGGTCCGACCAGTTCGACGTCAAGCTGCAGATGGCGGGCGCACCGCGCGGCCACGACCAGGTCGTGCTGCGCGGTTCGCTCGAAGGTGATTCCTTCACCCTCCTGCTCTATCGGCAGGGTCAACTCGTTGGTTGCGAGTGCGTCAACGCGGCTGCCGACTTCGTCGCCGTACGCCGTGCGCTGGCCGCGGGTGTCACTCTCGACCCCGACCTGGCCCGAGACCCGGACGTGCGCCTGAAGACCCTGCTCTGA